CCATAATTTTTCTCGAGCAGAATGGCTATTTCCAGTCGTTCTGCTTTTTTAATATGTGTGTATTTTGTTTTGTCTTTCATACACCTCTATTTTACCAGAGGTGTTCGGCTTCAAAGGTTAATTTGCGTCCCAAAGAAAAGGCAAAATTTGGAAGATTTTCATACGTTGAAAAATTTGATTATTGGGCAGTTTACTGGGGGATGGTTATCATGATTGGGTCAGGTTTGCTTCTCTGGTTTCACAACCTTGCCATGAGAATCTTTCCAAAATACATAATGGATATTGCCAAAGAAGCTCACAGTGATGAAGGACTTTTAGCAACTTTAGCTATTATAATCTGGCATTTCTATAACACTCACCTTAATCCTTCCAAATTTCCATTAAACACTTCTATATTTACAGGAAAAATAACAAAAGAAGAACTAATTGAAGAACATTCCCTTGAGTACGAGGAAATGATAAAAGAGAACCTCAAAAATAAAGATGAAATTTCCAAAAATTAATAACTATAAGAAATATCTTCCATTTTTTTTAATTATTACTGGAATCATCATAATTTTTTTAGGCTTTTTCTCCTATAGAATAACCCGAAAATCCTCTTTCTGCGTTTCATGCCATTATATGGAACCATACGTTAAAAGATGGAAGAGCTCTCTGCATAAAAACATTGAATGCCTTAAATGTCATAGTATAACCCCAATAAAGCAGGGGGTTTTTGCAATAAAATATCTCACAGGAATTTATGACCCGAGACCAAAAACATATGTTCCAGATTCAAGATGCCTAAGCAGAGATTGCCATGATTTCAGCTCAATCGAAAAGCCTTTAGAGTTCAAAAAGGGGATAAAATTTTCCCATAAAAATCATTATGGACAGATAAAAAGGGATCTTCATTTAAGCTGTTCTTCCTGTCATTATGAGATGGAAGAAGAAATACATATCTTTGTAAATGATAAAAATTGTTATCTTTGTCATTTTCTGGGTGCTCCTCTTGGAGAAGCAATTTCTGGGTGTCCTTCCTGCCATGGAATTCCGAAAAAAAAGATAATCCATGAAGGATATCTATTTGACCACTTCACTTATAGAGGAATCCAGTGCAAGCAATGCCATTTAAATGTTGCTTCAGGGAATGGAAAAATTTCAGAAGAAAAATGCTATTCATGTCATATTGAAAAAAAGAGGGATGAGAAAGCTTCAAGAAGCATACACCAGATTCATTCAGAAAAAAAATCGGTGAAATGTTTGGAATGCCATGATGAGATCCAGCATTCCAACATCGCCATGATTAGGACTCTCGATGTAAGATGCGAGATATGTCATAAAAATCTCCATTCTCCTCAAAAGGGTATGTATATTGGCATTGGAGCTTCTGGTGTTCAACCTCTGCCAAGTATTATGTTTAAAGCTCTTGTAAGCTGTGAGGGCTGTCATATCTTTGAAGAACATAAAGAAAAAGAAGAAATCTACAAAGCCAGTCGAAAATCATGTGTACAATGCCATGGAAAACAATATGATGTCATGCTTGATAACTGGATTTCATATTTTAACGAGTTAGACCAATCAATCTCAGAGATACTTAATAAAACTGGA
The window above is part of the Acidobacteriota bacterium genome. Proteins encoded here:
- a CDS encoding cytochrome c3 family protein: MKFPKINNYKKYLPFFLIITGIIIIFLGFFSYRITRKSSFCVSCHYMEPYVKRWKSSLHKNIECLKCHSITPIKQGVFAIKYLTGIYDPRPKTYVPDSRCLSRDCHDFSSIEKPLEFKKGIKFSHKNHYGQIKRDLHLSCSSCHYEMEEEIHIFVNDKNCYLCHFLGAPLGEAISGCPSCHGIPKKKIIHEGYLFDHFTYRGIQCKQCHLNVASGNGKISEEKCYSCHIEKKRDEKASRSIHQIHSEKKSVKCLECHDEIQHSNIAMIRTLDVRCEICHKNLHSPQKGMYIGIGASGVQPLPSIMFKALVSCEGCHIFEEHKEKEEIYKASRKSCVQCHGKQYDVMLDNWISYFNELDQSISEILNKTGEIEKTKRNHKNFNEVKKIIENIKLNRDFILNGKGVHNPHYAIRIVKTMTEQFNLIQQIFDQPQIEFTSVNNMIENSCISLCHRIIPLKSELKFEDYEFPHLKHANQLKITCIKCHSLEFHKRTTINKNDCNLCHHSKENKQCTGCHSLQLNMYKGSGVGIGITKQIQNLMPDLSCVDCHDMSIKKHSLKTLLAKCIECHGEKSYEEILMDWNNSHRKYMDELNQKLKEIEIIFDRMKKEKNIIPENLIKLYKECEFNYNKIKEAGGLHNVEYSENILKYSINISNIILEQLRKYTL